A region of the Aphelocoma coerulescens isolate FSJ_1873_10779 chromosome 1, UR_Acoe_1.0, whole genome shotgun sequence genome:
GTTTCTTCTTCATCTTTGGCAGAACCAATCAAAGCTTTATAAAGAAGATCCACACATTTACACCTCAGAGCTCTCATTGGATGCTGCTGCAGACTTGCTTCGCTAACAACAGATTTAGAATCTTCATGAACAGTGTGTTGTTCCTCAAAAGAAGAATGCTGATTCATACTGCCTTCTGCATTGTTACATACTGCATTTTTAACAGTTTGTGATGGGACCAAAATGTTGGAAGTAGTACCATCTAATGTCTCCTGCTGACATGGTCCTTCAGACAGCAACTGCTCTCTAGGAACTACACCAAGATGCTCCATTTCCTCTTTCACATACACAGAAACAGACTTTTTAAGTTGCATTGATTGAGCAGAGTTATTCTTGTAAAGTGTTTTCCATCTTGATAAtaactgctttgctttctttttcaacCCTCCTGAAGGGCAGCTCTTGAGTACTCTGTATACAGCCTTGGTAACATCTGTCCCCTGAAGATATTCTACAGTCATGTCAACATCTTCCAGTTCTTTAAGATGATCCTCAATATCTTGCAAATTGTTCTCAGACAGCAGTTTTTCAATATTGTGGGTTCTGCGCACAATATTTTCCAGGTCAGACATTTTTAAacctgaaaacaaaagaaagatcATCACCTTTCCTGCAGTTATGACATTAATTCATCTTCCGTATATTCACAGAAGgtcttcttttcattttatgCTATTTTACTCTGTTTTATTTGTATATATCACTGAGTTTGCCACCATTTTCTTGAAATGGTGTACAGAAGCCTGAAACACCATCCTGGTTCATACATGACCCTCAACTTTTCACTTGCTGTACAAGACATCATGCTGCATCTCTTTCAAAAGTTTCTCCTTAGAGCTATCAGAGATGCAAGTCAGAGTAGTGACTTTTACCTGAGGTCCTATTGCTGCCCTTTCTCTCACTAGCTCTGGCATCATACTACAGATGGATTATCAAGACGGGGCAGCTCAAAACCAGTGACACTGGCAAAACACTTTCAAAACACTGACATCTACAAATTTTGAAAATTCTTAAAGATTAAAGACAGATCCCTCTGTATTTTCTTGCAGCTGTAGCATTATTAAAGCATGCTCCCATATACTCTGACGCATAAAGGAAAATCAAAGGGGGTCTTCAGAATCTCATGGTTTCAGTAGTATTTCCTTTTGATTCCTTTTCATCAAGTCCTTTGATCAAAAAATGCTCAGTGCATTGTTACTGCCAATTTACATGCAAAAAAATGTTTATACTCCTACCattatttttctgctgaaaaggAGAATTAAATGTTCTGCAGTTAGTCTTAGTTTACGCACAAAATCAGTGTTTTGTCTGAAATTGCCTACATCCTGATTCTACTCCAGAAAAACTCATCTGCCTGACAGAGACAAGGCTAGCTACACACATCCATATGGGAAAGGAATCACAAGCAGGTTTCTTGCAGCATCACTGCTTCCACGATGAAAACTCCTGAGAacaggggcagaggagggacAAGAGATACAGCTGTATAATTTTCACACTCTGTTGTTTCTATGACCACCACCAGCTAACTTGTCTTTTGCAGGACAGAAACAAGTTCCAACTTTAGGTAGGACCTCAGAGTTccacaaaagaaaaaggcagagaGGGTAAGACTTTTTTCTATAGAAACAGAACCAACCCACCCCGCACAGTGAACGTTCTCAGCATTCCCTTAAACTGTATTTAAACACTCCTGTCTTTCGTTTTGAAGTCCTACAAAACCTCAATAATGGCAATTACAGAAACTGATTTTATTACTCAAGAAGTTTCAAAATCAGAGAACCAGGATGCAGTTTTCACATACTTAAGTTGAACCCTATGCATCATCATACTAAAAAGCCCATGTAAGTGCATCTACTCCTCTGTTCTGCTACAGGAACACACGGAGGCTGTGaacaaaaagaagtgttttGTAATGTAGGAGAGCCCTCACAAAGCAAGAACAGTTCCCTGTCTCCAGAATACCAAGAAGGTGACATTAGAAAATTATTATCTGCTGATTTACTGTTTTTCATGCAATCCAGGGCAGAGTTGGTGACAGTTATATGTTAAGCCAGTATGATTGCCCTATGCCTTATAATCAGTTGTGCTTCTTCCAGATCTTGTGTCTATGTATGCGTTGTATTATGCTCACACACTGTAAGACTTATCTAAAGGCAAGATGACTTCATGAACTCTCAGTATTTAGCATATAGGACTATGGACACACAAAGAAATTATCACACACAAACTACTCTGCTGATAATTTGTCAGTGCATATACTTCTACCCTGTGGCAAAGGTGAGGTATTTTGATATTTCATGGAGGACTATGCTTCATAGGAAGTTTCCTCTCTAATATTGCAGGGTGAGGATCTGTATGTAAGAAATCCACATGCAAGATCCATATGCTGAGTCTGTGGGTATCACCTGCTTCATGGTAGTGGTCCTTGCTCATCATTATCTACTTGATCCTACACAGCCCCCCAGCATGGCAAGGTTCTACCTTAGGACTCTTACACTATGGCAATAAATTTCATTAtcagaaattttaaattttcttagtCATGTGCTGACTTTTCAAGTTCATGCAACATTAAATTCAAGTTTGTAAATGTTTCAGCAGCAGCTAAATaaacaaactgaaaacacaAATATGGACATCAAATTATAGGcaactattttaaaataatttggaaatTAAACCACCTAAGAGACTCCTCACACTTAAGTCAAAACAATCACTTCTAAGGAAATGCTTGTTTCAAAATGTACAACTTCTAGCAAAGACGTATGACTGACTCCCTTCAAATGTAATATGCAAAGTTAAGTAAAAGTAacagaaaaaggaattaaatattttaatggaGAGGGATATTCACTGGTAGTTGGGAGAAGCAtaagaaacagcagaaaaaaaacacagaataaaggtattattatttatattatattatattatattatattatattatattatattatattatattatattatattatattatattataatcAGTGACATCCGAGAGGTTTCTGCAGCGAAATATTCTAGGAATGGTCCTGGCTTTGTTGTGCGTACCTAGTTGgcaaaaagttttaaaatcctTCAAGATGAAAAGCAATATATACTTCTGAAATATTACACTAACTCCTCAAGCATAAATTTCATCTTGATTTCCAAATTAAAAGGAAGTGTgatgaaaacaataaaaagttGTTTGTACATTTGTTGCCCTATAAATCATGTAATGACCAAATTTATCACCAAGGTTGACACCATTGTTTTATGCAAACAGAAATTAAACAGAGATTCCTGAACTTAAAAGGAACATATAAAGTAATCCAACGGTTCGTTTTACTACCATGGTTTCTTTCAAAGAATGAAGCAAAGCTCATTAACTAATACTGGGAAAAGTGCACTGCATTTCATATCAAGTCTGAATATCAAGCACCCTTTCTAATCAAGGCACAACATGATTGTGTCAGACAACtgtagaaaacatgtttttcgcATTCTTATAAGAAGAAACTTGAAATTACCGACGCAGTTGTAATACTGCAGTCTTTTCTAGCCGAAGTTCACTGGGAACCCAAGTATAGTAAGCCTGAGTTCTTCCCTGCTCAGACTCCTGTTCTTTGAACTCTGTTGTTTCTGTTATAAATCAGACAGAACGTAAGTTGGGAGAAGCCCCAAAACCTTTTGAAGAGAATACAAGTGTGTCACAGAAACCAAGCTGCAATTCCAAATGGAAAATTATTCTACCACTTGAGGGAGCTGTGGCATAGCAAACCCATGGAATCTTTTGAAATGTGCATGAGTAACTCCAGCCTCcgtgaagaaaaaagaaaaaacaattacCCTGTGACCTTTAGGAGACTTCACATTTTTATGGTATGTATTTGCCTAATTTTGGCAGATAAACCTTGTAGAGTCCATCGATGTTGGGATACAGACAGAAGGGAAAGGGTGCATCCCTTATCCAGCTATTGTTTGTATAttgctctttctttctttaactTGGAATTTGACCGCTTTTCTACCTGATTTAATGTAATTTGACAAATGCTGCTGAGCAAGTACTTATAAAACTAACTGAATCGAACTCAGTCAGCACTGTTCTGCTGTGTTCCTAATGCCAAGAGACAAGAAATCCCAGAAAGACTAGGGTTTTTTCTTAAGTTATGAAATGAATCATGCATCTTTGTTAAGGTAGAGCTGtaacaaaaagaacaaacaaatggtAACGTCACAATTTTGTGCAGTAAAAAACAAACATCCTCATCCCTCCCACAACGGCATAAGGCATTTCAGTTTAGCaatgacagaatcacagaatggtttgggctggaaaggacctggttccaacccccctgcaatgggcagggatgccattTACTAGACaaggatgctcagagccacatccaaccgggccttggacactcccaagGATTGGGcagccacaatttctctgggcactctgttctagtgcctcaccaccctctgtgtaaagaatttcttcctaacatctaatctaaatctgccCTCTTTCAATCTAAAACCATTGACATTTGGTCTGTCACTATCTGCCCATATAAAAAGTCACAACAGAAGGTCACAATAAGGCCTCCCcaaagcctcctcttctccaggctgaccaactccagctctctcagcccatcttcataggagaggtgctccagccctctgaccaTCTTTGTGGTCCTGCTTTGGATCTGCTCTAACAAGTCCATGTTTTTCTGGTGCTgaggatcccagagctggatgcagcactccaggtggggtctcatgaggGCAAAGTAGAACCCTccctccctcgacctgctggctacgctgcttttgatgcagcccagggtgccATGGGCCTTCTGGGCCATGAGTGCACACtgttggctcatgtccagcttcTCATCCATAAgaacccccaagtccttctctgcagggctgctctcaatgaCGACTTCTCCCAGTCTGTGCTCATGTCTGGGACTACTCTGActcaggtgcagcaccttgcacttggactTGTTGAATATC
Encoded here:
- the TCEANC gene encoding transcription elongation factor A N-terminal and central domain-containing protein isoform X1 — its product is MAPEQEAGGRRHVGPRCGGLKMSDLENIVRRTHNIEKLLSENNLQDIEDHLKELEDVDMTVEYLQGTDVTKAVYRVLKSCPSGGLKKKAKQLLSRWKTLYKNNSAQSMQLKKSVSVYVKEEMEHLGVVPREQLLSEGPCQQETLDGTTSNILVPSQTVKNAVCNNAEGSMNQHSSFEEQHTVHEDSKSVVSEASLQQHPMRALRCKCVDLLYKALIGSAKDEEETVKWLELAKDIEEHIFALHAKNDKKYKNCIRSKISNLKNPKSCHLKHNLFSGTLSPKAFAEMTVMEMASDELKQLRALYTKSSVQEHQLPQVINGTQTNKIKCRRCEKFDCTVTMIARGTLFLPAWVRNTNPDEQMLTYVICNECGEQWYHSRWICL
- the TCEANC gene encoding transcription elongation factor A N-terminal and central domain-containing protein isoform X2, which gives rise to MSDLENIVRRTHNIEKLLSENNLQDIEDHLKELEDVDMTVEYLQGTDVTKAVYRVLKSCPSGGLKKKAKQLLSRWKTLYKNNSAQSMQLKKSVSVYVKEEMEHLGVVPREQLLSEGPCQQETLDGTTSNILVPSQTVKNAVCNNAEGSMNQHSSFEEQHTVHEDSKSVVSEASLQQHPMRALRCKCVDLLYKALIGSAKDEEETVKWLELAKDIEEHIFALHAKNDKKYKNCIRSKISNLKNPKSCHLKHNLFSGTLSPKAFAEMTVMEMASDELKQLRALYTKSSVQEHQLPQVINGTQTNKIKCRRCEKFDCTVTMIARGTLFLPAWVRNTNPDEQMLTYVICNECGEQWYHSRWICL